One stretch of Pseudodesulfovibrio senegalensis DNA includes these proteins:
- a CDS encoding 2-oxoacid:acceptor oxidoreductase family protein yields MKGQVDLERFEIRFSGLGGQGILTLGKVMGAGLSLGHGYNVTQTQSYGPEARGGSSRCDLVVSSQRISFPKAENLDLLVALSQEACNAYYPYLKPGGVLIIETDMVAQPPTNQYLGLPFTAMAKDKIGIPQAMNTIVLGALSHLLPFAIPRIMRRNMEETLPEKIRAVNVKAFNLGNREAKKRFGDVPVAWEGMVVEDKGAEKRAPSKKRSAAKK; encoded by the coding sequence ATGAAAGGTCAGGTTGATCTCGAACGGTTTGAAATTCGTTTTTCCGGCCTCGGCGGACAGGGGATTCTTACGTTGGGCAAGGTAATGGGGGCCGGGCTGTCGCTTGGCCACGGATACAACGTCACCCAGACCCAGAGCTACGGTCCCGAGGCTCGCGGCGGTTCCAGCCGGTGCGATCTTGTGGTCAGTTCGCAGCGCATCAGTTTTCCCAAGGCGGAAAATCTGGATTTGCTGGTTGCTTTGTCCCAGGAGGCCTGCAATGCCTATTATCCGTATCTCAAACCCGGCGGAGTATTGATCATTGAAACGGACATGGTCGCCCAACCGCCGACAAATCAGTATCTGGGCCTGCCGTTCACGGCCATGGCCAAGGACAAAATCGGCATTCCCCAAGCCATGAACACCATTGTTCTCGGCGCGTTGAGTCATTTGTTGCCGTTTGCCATTCCCAGAATCATGCGCAGGAATATGGAGGAAACATTGCCCGAAAAGATTCGAGCAGTGAATGTGAAAGCATTCAATCTGGGAAATCGGGAAGCAAAGAAACGGTTCGGTGATGTGCCTGTGGCGTGGGAAGGAATGGTGGTGGAAGACAAGGGTGCTGAAAAGCGTGCGCCTTCAAAAAAACGAAGCGCCGCCAAAAAATGA